A single genomic interval of Cyprinus carpio isolate SPL01 chromosome B24, ASM1834038v1, whole genome shotgun sequence harbors:
- the timm21 gene encoding mitochondrial import inner membrane translocase subunit Tim21-like, translating to MYSVFRIGRTTNCVQPLLKRVHARLPQQISALHTQPPVFQTNRCPSSKWTFYHSRSLYTGVHFCSKDDGQKDTDQVSVSRGSHTPPAHKVKQAGKDFTYLIVVLIGLGVTGALLYVVFQELFSSSSPSTIYGKAFERCRTHPEVIGAFGEPIKGYGKTSRRGRRQQVSHVEYMKDGLKYMRLKFYIEGSEPGLRGTVHSESKENPETGKYEFRYIFVDIDTYPRRTIVIEDNR from the exons ATGTATTCAGTATTTAGAATCGGAAGAACGACAAATTGTGTGCAGCCCTTATTAAAACGCGTGCATGCCAGATTACCACAACAGATCTCAGCTTTACACACACAACCACCTGTTTTTCAAACAAACCGATGTCCTTCGTCTAAGTGGACATTTTATCACTCTCGATCGCTCTACACAGGAGTTCATTTCTGTAGTAAGGACGATGGGCAGAAGGACACTGACCAGGTGTCCGTTTCCAGAGGTTCACACACACCTCCAGCACACAAAG TCAAACAAGCAGGCAAAGATTTCACCTATTTGATTGTGGTGCTCATTGGACTCGGTGTAACAG GTGCACTATTGTATGTGGTCTTTCAAGAGCTGTTTTCCTCTTCAAGCCCGAGCACAATTTATGGAAAAGCATTTGAGAGGTGCAGAACTCACCCAGAG GTAATTGGAGCTTTTGGAGAGCCCATCAAAGGCTATGGTAAGACCAGTCGGCGTGGAAGAAGACAACAAGTCAG tCATGTCGAGTACATGAAGGATGGACTCAAGTACATGCGGCTGAAATTTTACATTGAGGGATCTGAACCAGGATTACGGGGAACTGTTCATTCTGAATCAAAGGAG AATCCTGAGACTGGAAAATATGAATTCAGGTATATCTTTGTAGACATAGACACGTATCCCAGGAGGACAATCGTCATTGAAGACAACAGATGA
- the si:dkey-118j18.2 gene encoding uncharacterized protein si:dkey-118j18.2: protein MELYWYIVVIIFIMIKIFFYICWYRSRQRQLAAYLSNPRNAQIVIVGGRAYLHQVCERQNTSIWPSWYGVQDDGSVGEPSASLPPSSSLSNLDMPPPYEAVSGANDLKPPPYSEYAQNDDTDASLSITIPDGNDSSGISDAPPPYTASITSPANQQVDSHSQSQPEGSSS from the exons ATGGAGCTGTACTGGTACAT agtcgtcataatatttattatgattaagaTCTTCTTCTACATCTGCTGGTATCGCTCAAGGCAAAGACAGCTGGCTGCGTACCTCAGCAATCCCCGAAATGCTCAGATCGTCATTGTTGGAGGACGAGCGTACCTGCACCAGGTCTGCGAGAGACAAAAT ACATCAATCTGGCCTAGTTGGTACGGAGTTCAGGATGACGGCTCGGTGGGCGAACCCTCCGCCTCTCTTCCACCATCATCCTCGCTTTCTAATCTGGACATGCCTCCTCCATATGAGGCCGTGTCTGGAG CAAATGACCTGAAGCCTCCACCATACAGTGAGTACGCTCAAAATGACGACACTGACGCATCCCTGAGCATCACCATCCCAGACGGCAATGATTCCAGTGGAATTAGTGATGCCCCGCCCCCTTACACGGCCAGCATCACctctccagccaatcagcaagTAGATAGCCACAGTCAATCACAGCCAGAGGGAAGCTCAAGTTAG